From Pan paniscus chromosome 6, NHGRI_mPanPan1-v2.0_pri, whole genome shotgun sequence, one genomic window encodes:
- the ERVW-1 gene encoding syncytin-1 precursor yields the protein MALPYHIFLFTVLLPSFTLTEPPPCRCMTSSSPYQEFLWRMQRPGNIDAPSYRSFSKGTPTFTAHTHMPRNCYHSATLCMHANTHYWTGKMINPSCPGGLGVTVCWTYFTHTGMSDGGGVQDQAREKHVKEVISQLTRVYSTSSPYKGLDLSKLHETLRTHTRLVSLFNTTLTGLHEVSAQNPTNCWICLPLNFRPYVSIPVPEQWNNFSTEINTTSVLVGPLVSNLEITHTSNLTCVKFSNTTDTTNSQCIRWVTPPTQIVCLPSGIFFVCGTSAYRCLNGSSESMCFLSFLVPPMTIYTEQDLYNYVVSKPRNKRVPILPFVIGAGVLGALGTGIGGITTSTQFYYKLSQELNGDMERVADSLVTLQDQLNSLAAVVLQNRRALDLLTAERGGTCLFLGEECCYYVNQSGIVTEKVKEIRDRIQRRAEELRNTGPWGLLSQWMPWILPFLGPLAAIILLLLFGPCIFNLLVNFVSSRIEAVKLQMEPKMQSKTKIYRRPLDRPASPRSDVNDIKGTPPEEILTAQPLLRPNSAGSS from the coding sequence ATGGCCCTCCCttatcatatttttctctttactgttCTTTTACCCTCTTTCACTCTCACTGAACCCCCTCCATGCCGCTGTATGACCAGTAGCTCCCCTTACCAAGAGTTTCTATGGAGAATGCAGCGTCCCGGAAATATTGATGCCCCATCATATAGGAGTTTTTCTAAGGGAACCCCCACCTTCACTGCCCACACCCATATGCCCCGCAACTGCTATCACTCTGCCACTCTTTGCATGCATGCAAATACTCATTATTGGACAGGAAAAATGATTAATCCTAGTTGTCCTGGAGGACTTGGAGTCACTGTCTGTTGGACTTACTTCACCCATACTGGTATGTCTGATGGGggtggagttcaagatcaggcaagagaaaaacatgTAAAAGAAGTAATCTCCCAACTCACCCGGGTATATAGCACCTCTAGCCCCTACAAAGGACTAGATCTCTCAAAACTACATGAAACCCTCCGTACCCATACTCGCCTGGTAAGCCTATTTAATACCACCCTCACTGGGCTCCATGAGGTCTCGGCCCAAAACCCTACTAACTGTTGGATATGCCTCCCCCTGAACTTCAGGCCATATGTTTCAATCCCTGTACCTGAACAATGGAACAACTtcagcacagaaataaacacCACTTCCGTTTTAGTAGGACCTCTTGTTTCCAATCTGGAAATAACCCATACCTCAAACCTCACCTGTGTAAAATTTAGCAATACTACAGACACAACCAACTCTCAATGCATCAGGTGGGTAACTCCTCCCACACAAATAGTCTGCCTACCCTCAGGAATATTTTTTGTCTGTGGTACCTCAGCCTATCGTTGTTTGAATGGCTCTTCAGAATCTATGTGCTTCCTCTCATTCTTAGTGCCCCCTATGACCATCTACACTGAACAAGATTTATACAATTATGTCGTATCTAAGCCCCGCAACAAAAGAGTACCCATTCTTCCTTTTGTTATAGGAGCAGGAGTGCTAGGTGCACTAGGTACTGGCATTGGCGGTATCACAACCTCTACTCAGTTCTACTACAAACTATCTCAAGAACTAAATGGGGACATGGAACGGGTCGCCGACTCCCTGGTCACCTTGCAAGATCAACTTAACTCCCTAGCAGCAGTAGTCCTTCAAAATCGAAGAGCTTTAGACTTGCTAACCGCTGAAAGAGGGGGAACCTGTTTATTTTTAGGGGAAGAATGCTGTTATTATGTTAATCAATCCGGAATCGTCACTGAGAAAGTTAAAGAAATTCGAGATCGAATACAACGTAGAGCAGAGGAGCTTCGAAACACTGGACCCTGGGGCCTCCTCAGCCAATGGATGCCCTGGATTCTCCCCTTCTTAGGACCTCTAGCAGCTATAATATTGCTACTCCTCTTTGgaccctgtatctttaacctccttgttaactttgtctcttccagaatcgaagctgtaaaactacaaatgGAGCCCAAGATGCAGTCCAAGACTAAGATCTACCGCAGACCCCTGGACCGGCCTGCTAGCCCACGATCTGATGTTAATGACATCAAAGGCACCCCTCCCGAGGAAATCTTAACTGCACAACCTCTACTACgccccaattcagcaggaagcagttag